A genome region from Carya illinoinensis cultivar Pawnee chromosome 2, C.illinoinensisPawnee_v1, whole genome shotgun sequence includes the following:
- the LOC122301648 gene encoding uncharacterized protein LOC122301648: MHPNFDELLDDAKKPLYPNCSKFSKLSFIVKLLHIKIVGGWTVKSFDMVIKLLQAAFPQAHFPASYNEARQLQRGLGFSYKKIHVCPNDCALFWKDNAEKDECPKCNASRWASSKPNQNRIPKKVLRYFPLNPQLQRLFVSKKTAQVMRWHKTEHVDDSTYMRHPADSHVWKDFDRKHASFAEDPRSVRLGLVSDGFNPFNNMSKPYSIWLVLLVPYNLPPWLCMKDPYLMLSLLIPGPKAPGNDIDVFMRPLIDELIELWEEGVPTYDAYKREMFVLRAAILWTINDFPAYANLSGWSTKGKMACPTCNAETDSLWLVHGRKHCYMGHRRWLDVDHSWRRKKNVFNGKEENRIQPKMISGQALLEQLNEVSNVQFGKSTSKKRKRMPNELNWTKRSIFFELPYWLDLGLRHNLDVMHIEKNICDNVLGTLMDIDGKSKDTANARRDLEDLGLRK; encoded by the coding sequence ATGCACCCTAACTTCGATGAGTTGCTAGATGACGCCAAAAAGCCACTCTATCCAAATTGTTCTAAGTTCTCAAAGCTATCATTCATAGTCAAGTTGCTTCATATAAAGATTGTTGGTGGTTGGACTGTGAAGTCGTTTGACATGGTTATCAAGCTTTTGCAAGCAGCATTTCCTCAAGCACATTTCCCTGCCTCATATAACGAGGCTCGCCAATTACAACGTGGGTTGGGCTTTAGTTACAAAAAGATACATGTATGTCCAAATGATTGTGCCTTATTTTGGAAAGATAATGCTGAGAAGGATGAGTGCCCTAAATGTAATGCATCTAGGTGGGCCTCAAGCAAACCTAACCAAAATAGGATACCCAAAAAAGTCCTCCGATATTTTCCTTTGAATCCGCAGTTGCAAAGGTTGTTTGTGTCAAAGAAGACTGCCCAAGTCATGAGATGGCATAAAACCGAGCATGTTGATGATTCCACCTACATGAGACATCCGGCAGATTCACATGTATGGAAAGACTTTGATAGGAAGCATGCCTCATTTGCTGAAGATCCTCGTAGTGTCAGACTTGGCTTAGTGAGTGATGGGTTCAATCCATTCAATAACATGAGCAAGCCGTACAGTATTTGGCTAGTGCTACTTGTTCCTTACAACTTGCCTCCTTGGTTATGCATGAAGGATCCGTACTTGATGCTGTCGTTGTTAATCCCTGGACCAAAGGCACCAGGAAATGATATTGACGTGTTCATGCGTCCACTAATAGATGAGTTGATAGAATTATGGGAAGAGGGAGTTCCCACGTATGATGCATACAAAAGAGAAATGTTTGTATTGAGGGCGGCAATTCTCTGGACTATTAATGACTTTCCAGCATATGCTAATCTTTCCGGCTGGAGCACAAAGGGTAAGATGGCCTGCCCTACTTGTAATGCAGAAACAGATTCATTGTGGTTGGTGCATGGCCGAAAACACTGTTATATGGGCCATCGTCGTTGGTTGGATGTAGATCACAGTTGGAGAcggaaaaaaaatgtttttaatggTAAGGAGGAAAACCGTATCCAACCTAAAATGATCTCTGGACAGGCTTTATTGGAACAATTAAATGAGGTCTCAAATGTGCAGTTTGGTAAATCAACGTCAAAGAAGAGGAAACGTATGCCTAATGAACTTAATTGGACAAAAAGAAGTATCTTCTTTGAGCTTCCTTATTGGTTAGACTTGGGATTAAGACATAACTTGGACGTCATGCACATTGAGAAAAACATTTGTGATAATGTGTTGGGAACTTTGATGGATATTGACGGCAAAAGTAAGGACACTGCCAATGCGCGTAGGGATTTGGAAGATCTTGGACTAAGGAAATAA